Part of the Salinigranum rubrum genome is shown below.
GTCGACGAGACGCTCGCCGCGTTCGTCGCCGGTTGGGGTGCGATTACGGTCTCGGCGGCCGCCGTCGGTCTTCAGGCCGGCCTCTCGTCGACGTTCGCGTACGACCTCGGGACGACCCTCACCGTGATGACCGTGGGCCACGCCGTTTTGGGCCTCGTCGAGGGACTCATCACCGTCCTCGTGGTCCGGTATCTCCTCGACGTCCGCCCGGACCTGGTTCTCGGGGTCGCCGGGTCGAACACCTCTACCGACGCGGTCGAGGAGGCGGCAGTATGAACGGCCGCTGGACGGACACTCCCACTTGGTTCCGCCGTTCGCTCGTCGTCCTCGTCGTCCTCGTCGTCCTCGCGCCGGTGTTCGCGCTCGCCGCCGGTGCGGTAGGGTATGCCGAGCCACTGGAGAACGTCGCCGAGGCGACCGGGGCGACCGAGCACGAACGGACGCTCCTGTCTAGCCCGTTCCCCGACTACTCCGTCCCGGGC
Proteins encoded:
- a CDS encoding PDGLE domain-containing protein — its product is MNGRWTDTPTWFRRSLVVLVVLVVLAPVFALAAGAVGYAEPLENVAEATGATEHERTLLSSPFPDYSVPGTGTVVGTLVSGLLGTAITLAVAVGAGRLLGRDLGL